One window of Fimbriimonadia bacterium genomic DNA carries:
- a CDS encoding family 78 glycoside hydrolase catalytic domain, giving the protein MTAQTTSPPGAPTSLRCEYLPEPLAVVSARPRLYWIPAGESQSAYQVQVAGRLEALRSGIADLWDSGKVDSPESIHIEYGGKPLQSRQVCWWRVRIWDEAGRKSEWSAPARWAMGLLQPGDWKGKWVIEPTPVPEYRPARNGFHTQLVGNPDTTQEVTIALGRPERVDGVRLFPARPFDWQDTPGFLYPVRFRIIISDEEDFKRSDIVLDETGQDIPNPGDQAQTYRFPAVNCRYVKLQVTRLAGRGPAEFAFALAELQVLNGDTVVSEGAQVWSIHALEDPHWKSEFLVDGDLLSHGPLGTEPLPIPMFRREVSLDAAPVRAMAYVSALGIYELFVNGKRVGDRMLAPEWTDYRQRVQYQAYDVTDLLSAGGNAIGAVVADGWYAGRLGLAGIVPDGPPRRIYGPTPALFVQIELELADGRRETIATDESWRCTREGPWRLADLLDGVSYDARREMPGWTIAGFDDSAWGPVALARPDVRMSPQPNEPIRVAQEVRPQSVARLGPYSFLVDFGQNLTGWCRMSASAPAGTQVTLRHGEMRDENGGLYTTNLRTAAQQDVYIFRGGGREVFEPRFTYHGFRYVEVAGLAEAPEITACVVHSNPMETLEFSCSDPQLNRLMQNVLWTQRSNMHSVPTDCPQRDERLGWMGDILAFAETAMFNMDMAAFFTKWLRDVREAQARDGRFGDVSPHPYDPNHRFSGAPAWADAGVFVPWSAYVRYGDKRLLAEQYDAAKKWVEFVHSNNPDGIWRNLRGNDYGDWLNSDTLVLPDMPKVTGEMPKEAFATAFLAQSTRLLGKMAGVLGKPDEEKRYEAAWRKVQEAFVQQYVQPDGKILGDTQAGYAIALEFDLLPEELRPKAVEHLLAAIEAYGGHLSTGFHATRCLMRQLVARGYTDVAYKLLNNRTPPSWRYPIEQGATTIWERWDGYVAGRGFQNPGMNSFNHYAFGCIGEWLVEAVAGIRVIEDGDAMRRFEIRPVPGGSLTTATAEYRSIRGPIRVRWSLVDGQFEMRVTVPAGCEATVYVPTSDPASARISGRPFSEAPGVKALDPIAGAAVCRVRAGEYSFTAAK; this is encoded by the coding sequence ATGACTGCCCAAACCACTTCCCCACCTGGTGCGCCGACGAGCCTTCGCTGTGAGTACCTGCCCGAGCCTCTGGCGGTGGTTTCCGCCAGACCGCGCTTGTACTGGATACCGGCAGGCGAGAGTCAATCTGCATATCAGGTCCAGGTCGCTGGGAGACTGGAGGCTTTGCGGAGCGGCATAGCCGATCTGTGGGACTCGGGCAAGGTGGACTCGCCCGAGAGCATCCACATCGAGTACGGTGGCAAGCCGTTACAGTCTCGTCAGGTCTGCTGGTGGCGGGTCCGCATTTGGGACGAGGCCGGGCGGAAATCGGAATGGAGTGCCCCTGCCCGTTGGGCCATGGGTCTCCTCCAACCCGGCGATTGGAAGGGCAAGTGGGTCATCGAGCCAACGCCAGTGCCGGAGTACAGGCCAGCTCGGAACGGCTTTCACACGCAGTTGGTGGGGAACCCCGACACGACGCAGGAGGTTACCATCGCCCTAGGTCGGCCCGAGCGAGTGGATGGCGTGCGATTGTTCCCTGCGCGACCTTTCGACTGGCAGGACACACCCGGCTTTCTCTATCCGGTCAGGTTCCGCATCATCATCAGCGATGAAGAAGACTTCAAACGCTCGGACATCGTGCTGGACGAGACCGGGCAGGACATCCCGAACCCCGGCGATCAGGCCCAGACGTACCGCTTCCCGGCCGTCAACTGCCGGTACGTCAAGCTACAAGTGACGAGGCTAGCGGGCCGCGGCCCAGCGGAGTTTGCGTTCGCCCTTGCCGAGCTACAGGTGCTGAACGGCGATACCGTAGTCTCGGAGGGTGCCCAGGTCTGGTCCATCCATGCTCTGGAGGACCCGCACTGGAAGAGTGAGTTCCTGGTAGATGGGGACCTACTCTCACACGGACCACTCGGCACCGAACCCTTGCCCATACCGATGTTTCGGCGCGAGGTGAGCCTGGATGCCGCGCCAGTGCGCGCGATGGCGTACGTGTCGGCGCTCGGCATCTACGAGCTATTCGTCAATGGCAAGCGCGTGGGAGATCGGATGCTAGCGCCGGAGTGGACGGACTACAGACAGCGCGTGCAGTATCAGGCCTACGACGTCACTGACCTGCTGAGCGCGGGTGGGAACGCGATTGGCGCCGTCGTTGCAGACGGATGGTACGCGGGACGGCTCGGCTTGGCCGGGATAGTGCCGGATGGTCCTCCGAGGAGAATCTACGGACCGACACCGGCACTGTTTGTCCAGATCGAGCTCGAACTCGCGGACGGAAGGCGTGAGACGATTGCGACGGATGAGAGTTGGCGCTGTACGCGAGAAGGGCCGTGGCGCCTCGCCGACTTGTTGGACGGCGTGTCCTATGATGCTCGGCGAGAGATGCCTGGTTGGACAATTGCGGGTTTCGACGATAGTGCGTGGGGCCCGGTGGCGCTGGCACGGCCCGACGTTCGGATGTCTCCGCAGCCGAACGAGCCGATACGCGTGGCTCAAGAGGTTAGGCCGCAATCGGTCGCCCGGCTCGGTCCTTACAGCTTTCTCGTAGACTTCGGGCAGAACCTGACCGGTTGGTGCCGGATGTCAGCGAGTGCTCCTGCCGGAACCCAGGTGACGCTGCGCCATGGTGAAATGAGGGATGAGAACGGCGGCCTGTACACCACGAACCTGCGGACTGCAGCCCAACAAGATGTGTATATCTTCCGCGGCGGCGGACGAGAGGTGTTTGAACCAAGGTTCACCTATCACGGCTTCCGGTACGTCGAAGTGGCGGGCTTGGCAGAGGCTCCCGAGATCACGGCGTGCGTGGTCCACTCCAACCCTATGGAGACGCTGGAGTTCTCGTGCTCGGACCCGCAGCTGAACCGCCTGATGCAGAACGTGCTTTGGACGCAGCGCAGCAACATGCATAGCGTGCCCACCGACTGTCCACAACGGGACGAGCGGCTCGGCTGGATGGGGGATATTCTGGCGTTCGCCGAAACGGCCATGTTCAACATGGACATGGCAGCGTTCTTCACCAAGTGGCTGAGAGACGTGCGCGAGGCCCAGGCCCGAGACGGACGGTTCGGAGACGTCTCGCCCCACCCGTACGATCCGAATCACCGCTTCTCTGGAGCTCCGGCGTGGGCGGATGCCGGGGTGTTCGTACCGTGGAGTGCCTACGTTCGTTATGGCGACAAGCGGCTACTCGCCGAGCAATACGATGCCGCGAAGAAGTGGGTGGAGTTCGTGCACTCCAATAATCCGGACGGCATCTGGCGGAACTTGCGCGGTAACGACTACGGTGACTGGCTGAACTCTGACACGCTTGTGCTGCCGGACATGCCGAAGGTGACAGGCGAGATGCCGAAGGAGGCCTTCGCCACCGCGTTCCTCGCACAGAGCACACGCCTGCTCGGCAAGATGGCGGGGGTTCTCGGGAAGCCCGACGAGGAGAAACGGTACGAAGCGGCCTGGCGCAAAGTGCAGGAAGCCTTCGTGCAGCAGTACGTGCAGCCGGACGGAAAGATCCTCGGTGACACACAGGCCGGATACGCAATCGCCCTCGAGTTCGACCTGTTGCCCGAGGAGCTGCGGCCCAAAGCCGTGGAGCACCTGCTGGCGGCTATCGAGGCATACGGCGGACACCTCTCCACCGGCTTCCACGCGACGCGCTGTCTGATGAGGCAACTGGTGGCGCGGGGGTATACCGATGTGGCGTACAAGCTGCTGAACAACCGCACGCCACCCTCTTGGCGCTACCCCATCGAGCAAGGCGCAACCACCATCTGGGAGCGTTGGGATGGGTATGTTGCCGGCCGCGGTTTTCAGAACCCTGGCATGAACTCCTTCAACCACTATGCCTTCGGGTGCATTGGCGAGTGGCTGGTCGAGGCAGTGGCGGGCATCCGAGTTATAGAGGACGGCGACGCGATGAGGCGGTTCGAGATTCGGCCGGTACCGGGAGGCTCGCTCACGACGGCGACGGCGGAATACCGATCGATCCGCGGGCCGATTCGAGTGAGATGGAGCTTGGTTGACGGCCAGTTCGAGATGCGGGTGACCGTGCCGGCGGGGTGCGAAGCGACGGTGTACGTGCCGACGAGTGACCCCGCGAGCGCGCGCATTTCGGGCAGGCCCTTCAGCGAGGCGCCGGGTGTGAAGGCTCTCGATCCCATCGCCGGTGCCGCGGTGTGCAGGGTTCGGGCCGGGGAGTACAGCTTCACGGCAGCGAAGTGA
- a CDS encoding MerR family transcriptional regulator, whose product MPDEPMYTIRAISRATGLSHHLIRMWERRYAAVDPVRTGTNRRLYSDQDLERLALLRDAVAAGHSIGQIARLPTETLRELARTARSVSSLPAKETLSSDAGDLLQRCKDAVADLDPEGLERGLRRAAVALSRPILVSQVIAPLMEWIGESWAEGHVRVGQEHVASSVVRTFLGGLLEESRPAPGAPVLVTGTPAGQLHEIGALSASLLATAWGWRVVYLGASTPATELAATAEQSRARAIALSISYPPDDPFTVNELRALRACVGADYPILVGGRCSRSYLAALHDVGAIAIFSVDDLRRALDGLLQAAPPGS is encoded by the coding sequence ATGCCCGACGAACCCATGTATACGATTCGTGCGATATCGCGGGCGACGGGGCTGTCGCACCACCTGATCCGCATGTGGGAGAGGCGGTATGCCGCTGTGGATCCGGTCCGCACGGGGACCAACCGTCGTCTCTACTCCGACCAGGACCTCGAGCGCCTCGCCCTGCTGCGCGATGCCGTCGCTGCGGGACACAGCATAGGTCAAATCGCCCGTCTGCCTACCGAGACCTTGAGGGAGTTGGCCCGAACGGCCCGCTCCGTGAGCAGTCTCCCGGCCAAGGAGACACTCTCGTCGGACGCAGGCGACCTTCTCCAGCGATGCAAGGATGCTGTAGCAGATCTTGACCCGGAAGGTTTGGAACGGGGCCTTCGGCGAGCTGCCGTCGCCCTAAGCCGCCCTATTCTCGTCTCCCAGGTGATCGCCCCGCTGATGGAGTGGATTGGCGAATCGTGGGCAGAAGGGCATGTACGGGTCGGACAGGAGCACGTGGCCTCGTCGGTCGTTCGGACGTTTCTCGGTGGGTTGTTGGAGGAGAGTCGACCTGCGCCTGGCGCTCCAGTCCTAGTGACCGGCACTCCTGCCGGGCAACTGCACGAAATCGGCGCACTGTCCGCATCGCTGCTCGCAACCGCTTGGGGCTGGCGCGTGGTGTACCTGGGAGCCAGCACTCCGGCCACCGAGCTGGCCGCTACCGCCGAGCAGTCGAGAGCGCGAGCTATCGCTCTGAGCATCTCTTATCCGCCGGACGACCCTTTTACCGTGAACGAGCTGCGCGCCCTCCGAGCTTGCGTCGGCGCCGACTATCCGATTCTGGTAGGCGGAAGATGTTCTAGGAGCTATCTCGCGGCACTGCATGATGTTGGCGCGATCGCCATCTTCAGCGTGGACGACCTGCGGCGGGCGCTGGACGGCTTACTGCAGGCTGCACCTCCCGGCAGTTAG